Below is a genomic region from Nocardioides panacis.
CTCGGCCATCTCGTGGGGCAGCGTGTCCATGCCGGAGAGGTCCGGGGCGGCGACGCCCGTGTCGGCGAGGATCCCGACCAGCCGGTCGGGGCTGACCTCGAGCTCGAAGGCGTAGATCACCTGGCCGGGCGGGTGGCCGTGCTCGACGACGTTGCCGTGGATCTCCACGATCGCCGTCTCGAACATCGAGACGTCGGTCTCGTGCAGGTCGGGGTGCTCGCGACGTACCAGCTCGAGGAGGTCCTGGAGCAGGTCGAGGGACTCGGGCACGGCCAGCCCCCGGAGCGCGTACTCACCAGCCATCCGTGGCCGCCTCGACGGTGGGGTGCGCGCGCAGCACCCGGTCCAGGTTGGTCAGCGCCAGCACGGTCGCGACCTGCTGGGCGACGCCGGTGATCCGCACGTCCCCGTCGCCCTGACGGGCCTTCTTCAGCCCGGCGATCAGGGTGCCGAGCCCGGAGGAGTCCATGAACGAGACGGCGGCCAGGTCGACGACCACCCGCGGGTGCCCGGACTCGACGGCCTGGTCGATGACCGCCTTGAGGCGGGGGGCCGAGACCATGGTGAGCCGGCCCTCCAGACGGAGCACGGTGACGCCCCGTTCGCGGTCGGTCTGCTCGATCTCCATGCGGCTCCTGTTGCGGTGGGGGACGTCAGGCGACGTCGTGGCGGCGGACCACCACGGCGGTCACGTCGTCGGTGGCGTGGTGGTCGCGGGCGTAGGCGGCCACGATGTCGACGACCTCCTGCGCGGTCGAGCAGGACGCGACGGTCTCGCGGGCGGCCTCGCGGGCGTCCTCGATGGTGTCGAAGAGGTCCAGCAGGCCGTCGCTGAGCGCGATGAACGTGTCGCCCGGCTCGAGCACCACCCGGTCGGCGCGCCACGGCTCCCACGCCGGCGCGCCCAGCGGCAGGCCGTCGGACTCGAACTGGTGGGCCTCGCCGGCGCGGGTGACGATGCCGGCGATGCCGTGCCCGGCGTCGACGTAGGTCAGCGTCCCGCTCGCCGGGTCCAGGCGGGCTGCCAGCAGGGTGACGAACGTCGAGGTGTCGAAGAGGTCGGACTCCAGCGCCGCCGCGGCCCGGTTCACGGCCGTCTCGACGTCGTTGAAGCGGGAGGCGCCGCGCAGCACGGAGCGGACGCTCGCGCCGATGATCGCGGCGGGGATGCCCTTGCCCATCACGTCCGCGATCACCACCTGGAAGTCGTCGCCGAGGAGGTGCCAGTCGAAGAAGTCGCCGCCCACGGCGGACGCGGGCAGGCAGACGCCGGCGACGTCGTACCCGGGCAGGT
It encodes:
- a CDS encoding STAS domain-containing protein, with translation MEIEQTDRERGVTVLRLEGRLTMVSAPRLKAVIDQAVESGHPRVVVDLAAVSFMDSSGLGTLIAGLKKARQGDGDVRITGVAQQVATVLALTNLDRVLRAHPTVEAATDGW
- a CDS encoding PP2C family protein-serine/threonine phosphatase, which codes for MVALTEETRLRALAALNLLDTPREERFDRLVRLTRRMFDVPMAMVSLIDEHRQWNKAEVGIGNRDDVPRSASMCDHAIRGEGALVVTDPVHDPRFASYPGVTAEGGVRFYAGQPLHAPGGARVGSLCIVDTRPRTLDDNQLAILRELADFVETELARTDELDRAGELQRTLLPRRTPHLPGYDVAGVCLPASAVGGDFFDWHLLGDDFQVVIADVMGKGIPAAIIGASVRSVLRGASRFNDVETAVNRAAAALESDLFDTSTFVTLLAARLDPASGTLTYVDAGHGIAGIVTRAGEAHQFESDGLPLGAPAWEPWRADRVVLEPGDTFIALSDGLLDLFDTIEDAREAARETVASCSTAQEVVDIVAAYARDHHATDDVTAVVVRRHDVA
- a CDS encoding ATP-binding protein, whose amino-acid sequence is MAGEYALRGLAVPESLDLLQDLLELVRREHPDLHETDVSMFETAIVEIHGNVVEHGHPPGQVIYAFELEVSPDRLVGILADTGVAAPDLSGMDTLPHEMAESGRGLWLAKATLDDLQYVRIGDRNTWKLVRNRTDL